From a single Sorghum bicolor cultivar BTx623 chromosome 5, Sorghum_bicolor_NCBIv3, whole genome shotgun sequence genomic region:
- the LOC110435721 gene encoding putative disease resistance protein RGA3, with amino-acid sequence MAGLEGALACGLLTVAGNKLCSLISSEFASITGLKKDLSELQDIHTKIMSWLSMVRGRTIDHEASGRGVMKLRSLANEIYDLLDDVYIQDEKHKVNSDHDKPAITDNFSAKPELLLFQQKVAHKIDEIKVTFDTIVMENTLHNLQVDQSVQSRNKETSDHSLLRNVEDLKIPSRDHVKGNIISKLVQSNKGECNHIVSIVGLGGSGKTTLAQHICHDDKIKEHFTNTIFWVHVSQEFCKDKLIGKLFEAVVEQNSGVHAQDQMLHAISNKLGGKKFLLVLDDAWHEDRQEWENFKVILNNGACGSKILLTTRNQSVAEAVESEDVFKLPFFLEDESWSLFLNSCGWVEQDLDSSYIQVGKDIVKKCGGVPLAIKTLGSVLHEKRTINTWRAIRENNLWEEENIEGRVFASLTLSYIYLKDHLKECFTFCSIFPKGYKINKDYLIEQWIAHGFIKLKNEDLAHDIGNEYFDALMKAGFLQSPVQTWPEKSVVCEMHDLIHDLTRYILQYEVMTSLPKNMTTHNWSQKCRYLSLMSCSEKVEGDLFDKVRAVYVSGGNPSLDNHEICYIRSVVLDYVIDTLFPQFILKLEHLGYLEIHHLRCTELPEAISGCWNLQSLHFISCKGFVMLPMSIGKLKKLRTLELNDITDLESLPESIGDCQDLQFLQLNYCGKLRDIPSSMGRLGNLRVLHILRCSSLQLPSEFNGELRNLQTLNLHACLGLQDLPSTFACPILRTLHLSETKVTVLPQWVTSIGTLEHIDLHNCKELVELPKGIANLKNLEVLNLVGCSKLQCMPSGFRQLTLLRHLALFAVGCGRDDARISELENLDMISGNMEITNLKYLKDPSEAEKAMLKRKNIWRLKLTWSSSQTEEEIVSDMEQDQGVLNALEPSSQIKDLKICGYRGSILPCWMTKLNDSSFCAGIVFKQASLCQFLSLTEMTLEEFPHLKYIRGLQEFPSLKFLSLVKMPNLEELWTTTTSFEIQGEESEPQHCFPVLSEVCITGCPKLIVKPYFPPSLVTLSFEESNEQLLSLGSFSHPLPPPANESSSSFNVHSAAPCLRELRLRKMMGSSSNWELLQSHTELETLHIECCNDLKQLPDNIRNLTSLRVLCIQGCLNLTMLPEWLGELRSLQFLFFFMTPMLHSLPESTKHLTSLTSLQICRWDEMKQLPDVIQHLTSLELLNLVLCHALTELPEWIGQLSALRTLKIQLCPGLQCLPQSLQRLTALRELHIGGCPGLLSRYKQGVGPDWQLISHIPNIRMY; translated from the coding sequence ATGGCTGGACTTGAGGGTGCTTTAGCATGTGGACTGTTGACAGTTGCAGGAAACAAGCTATGTTCACTGATATCCAGTGAGTTTGCTTCCATAACTGGTTTAAAAAAGGATCTCTCTGAGCTCCAGGATATACATACAAAGATTATGAGCTGGCTGTCTATGGTTCGTGGCAGAACAATAGACCATGAAGCATCTGGTCGAGGTGTGATGAAATTGAGAAGTCTTGCTAATGAGATTTATGATTTACTTGATGATGTCTACATTCAAGATGAGAAACACAAGGTAAATAGCGACCATGATAAGCCTGCTATAACTGACAACTTTTCTGCAAAACCGGAGTTGCTTCTGTTCCAACAGAAGGTAGCCCATAAGATCGATGAAATCAAGGTGACATTTGATACAATTGTGATGGAAAATACACTACACAATTTACAAGTGGATCAATCAGTTCAAAGCAGAAACAAGGAAACATCAGATCATTCTTTGCTGAGAAATGTTGAAGACTTAAAAATACCATCAAGGGATCATGTGAAGGGCAATATCATATCTAAGCTTGTACAATCTAATAAAGGAGAATGTAATCATATAGTTTCTATTGTTGGGCTTGGTGGTTCTGGCAAGACTACTTTAGCCCAACATATCTGCCATGATGACAAGATAAAGGAGCACTTCACAAATACAATATTCTGGGTCCATGTATCACAAGAATTTTGCAAGGATAAACTCATTGGGAAGTTATTTGAAGCTGTCGTTGAGCAAAACTCTGGTGTCCATGCCCAAGATCAAATGCTCCATGCAATTTCAAACAAATTGGGCGGAAAGAAGTTTCTTCTTGTCTTGGATGATGCTTGGCACGAGGATAGACAAGAATGGGAAAATTTCAAGGTTATCCTAAATAATGGTGCCTGTGGAAGCAAGATTCTTCTAACTACTCGTAACCAAAGTGTTGCGGAAGCTGTGGAATCAGAGGATGTATTCAAATTGCCGTTCTTCTTAGAGGATGAGAGCTGGAGCTTATTTCTAAACAGTTGTGGTTGGGTGGAACAAGATTTGGATTCTTCTTATATTCAAGTTGGAAAAGATATCGTGAAGAAATGTGGTGGGGTGCCGCTAGCAATAAAAACTCTTGGATCTGTTCTCCATGAAAAGAGAACAATAAATACTTGGAGAGCCATAAGAGAGAATAATCTATGGGAAGAAGAGAATATAGAAGGCAGAGTGTTTGCATCCTTGACACTGAGTTATATTTACTTGAAAGATCATCTGAAGGAGTGCTTCACATTTTGCTCCATATTCCCCAAAGGCTACAAAATCAATAAAGACTACTTGATTGAACAATGGATTGCCCATGGATTCATCAAGCTGAAGAATGAAGATCTAGCACATGATATTGGAAATGAATACTTTGATGCTCTTATGAAAGCTGGATTTCTTCAAAGCCCGGTTCAAACTTGGCCTGAAAAAAGTGTAGTATGCGAGATGCATGACCTGATTCATGATCTTACTCGTTATATTTTACAGTATGAAGTGATGACATCTCTACCAAAGAACATGACTACACATAACTGGTCACAAAAATGCAGATATTTGTCTTTGATGTCTTGCAGTGAGAAGGTTGAGGGGGACCTATTTGACAAAGTTCGTGCTGTATATGTCTCTGGAGGTAACCCATCACTTGATAACCATGAGATTTGCTATATCCGAAGTGTTGTTCTAGACTATGTAATTGATACTCTATTTCCACAATTCATACTGAAGTTGGAACATCTTGGATATCTTGAAATCCATCATCTTAGATGCACCGAACTTCCAGAGGCTATATCAGGCTGTTGGAATTTGCAGTCACTCCATTTTATTAGTTGCAAAGGTTTTGTGATGTTACCTATGTCTATTGGCAAGCTTAAGAAGTTAAGAACTCTAGAGCTGAATGATATTACTGATCTTGAGAGTTTACCTGAGTCCATTGGTGATTGTCAAGATCTTCAGTTCTTACAACTAAATTACTGTGGAAAGCTCAGAGACATACCAAGCTCCATGGGTAGACTGGGGAACCTAAGGGTGCTTCATATACTCAGATGTTCATCTTTGCAACTTCCTTCAGAATTCAATGGTGAGTTAAGAAACTTGCAGACACTCAACTTACATGCTTGTTTGGGTCTCCAAGACCTACCAAGCACATTTGCCTGCCCGATACTTCGTACTCTCCACCTTTCTGAAACCAAAGTTACTGTGCTTCCCCAATGGGTTACATCGATTGGTACTCTAGAGCATATAGACCTTCATAATTGCAAGGAGCTGGTGGAGTTGCCTAAAGGTATAGCTAACTTAAAAAATCTTGAGGTTTTGAATCTAGTGGGTTGCAGCAAACTACAATGCATGCCATCAGGATTTCGCCAGCTGACTCTTTTAAGACATCTGGCCCTGTTTGCTGTTGGGTGTGGTAGAGATGATGCAAGAATCTCAGAGCTTGAAAATCTTGATATGATAAGTGGAAATATGGAAATTACCAACCTTAAATACCTGAAGGATCCAAGTGAGGCAGAAAAGGCCATGTTGAAGCGGAAGAATATATGGAGATTGAAGTTGACCTGGTCTTCAAGTCAAACCGAAGAAGAGATAGTATCAGATATGGAACAAGATCAGGGTGTGCTTAATGCTCTTGAACCATCATCACAAATTAAGGACTTGAAAATCTGTGGTTACAGAGGCTCCATTTTGCCATGTTGGATGACAAAACTAAATGATTCTTCTTTCTGTGCTGGTATAGTGTTCAAACAGGCCAGTTTATGTCAATTCCTTTCTCTGACAGAAATGACACTAGAAGAATTTCCTCACTTGAAGTATATACGAGGACTTCAGGAATTTCCTTCACTAAAGTTCCTCTCTCTGGTCAAAATGCCAAACTTAGAGGAGCTGTGGACTACGACAACCAGTTTTGAAATTCAAGGGGAAGAATCAGAACCACAACACTGTTTTCCTGTCCTGTCTGAAGTTTGCATTACAGGCTGCCCAAAATTGATTGTGAAGCCCTACTTCCCACCATCGTTGGTGACATTGTCTTTTGAAGAAAGCAACGAGCAGCTGCTATCTCTAGGTAGCTTCTCCCATCCACTTCCTCCACCTGCCAATGAATCTTCGTCTTCCTTCAATGTACATTCAGCAGCGCCTTGCCTTAGGGAACTACGACTAAGAAAAATGATGGGATCATCATCTAACTGGGAACTCCTGCAGAGCCACACAGAACTGGAAACCTTGCACATTGAATGCTGCAATGATCTGAAACAATTACCTGATAACATTCGAAACCTCACCTCCCTGAGGGTGTTGTGCATACAAGGATGCCTGAACCTTACAATGCTTCCCGAGTGGCTAGGGGAACTGCGTTCTTTGCAATTCCTGTTTTTCTTCATGACACCAATGCTTCACAGCCTCCCAGAATCGACAAAGCACCTTACGTCCCTTACCTCATTGCAAATTTGTCGTTGGGACGAGATGAAGCAGCTGCCTGACGTGATTCAGCATCTCACCTCCCTTGAATTGCTCAACTTGGTGTTGTGTCATGCTCTGACTGAGCTGCCGGAGTGGATTGGACAGCTCTCAGCACTTCGTACTCTGAAGATCCAGCTTTGCCCTGGCCTTCAATGCCTGCCCCAGTCCTTACAGCGGCTTACTGCTCTCCGCGAATTGCACATCGGTGGCTGCCCTGGTTTGCTTAGTCGTTACAAGCAAGGAGTAGGCCCGGACTGGCAACTGATCTCTCACATTCCTAATATTCGCATGTATTAG
- the LOC8056290 gene encoding uncharacterized protein LOC8056290 has translation MRMPEFEELPAEITRDAHPAHALKLVTTTDGAPPFRCDGCKEPGNGQGRRYRCGEHGCDFDLHVACALAAPTLKHPLFIGDGGLELEFELLPEAPPPVDKTFCNACGFRAPGLVYHCFDRDLDLHPTCAALKMEMSAFLGGHLQAQLCWEAAAVDADHRCIVCDGAGGKKKFWAYRWGFGGTHAYLHVACMKRIAFQSWEQAYRASVGGGLVEASVPTMAAVMQKKRTDEYTGGVKIIDTGIRGQYFFSSTWGT, from the coding sequence ATGAGGATGCCCGAGTTCGAGGAGCTTCCAGCGGAGATCACCCGCGACGCGCACCCGGCGCACGCGCTGAAGCTGGTGACAACCACGGACGGCGCGCCGCCGTTCCGGTGCGACGGGTGCAAGGAGCCCGGCAACGGCCAGGGGCGGCGGTACAGGTGCGGCGAACACGGCTGCGACTTCGACCTCCACGTGGCCTGCGCACTGGCGGCGCCCACCCTGAAGCACCCCCTCTTCATCGGCGACGGCGGCCTCGAGCTCGAGTTCGAGCTCCTCCCGGAGGCGCCGCCGCCCGTCGACAAGACGTTCTGCAACGCGTGCGGGTTCCGGGCGCCCGGCCTCGTCTACCACTGCTTCGACAGGGACCTCGACCTCCACCCGACCTGCGCCGCGCTCAAGATGGAGATGAGCGCCTTCCTGGGCGGCCACCTGCAGGCGCAGCTCTGCTGGGAGGCTGCCGCCGTCGACGCCGACCACCGCTGCATCGTCTGCGACGGCGCCGGCGGCAAGAAGAAGTTCTGGGCGTACCGATGGGGCTTCGGCGGCACGCACGCGTACCTGCACGTGGCGTGCATGAAGAGGATCGCGTTCCAGAGCTGGGAGCAGGCCTACAGGGCCAGCGTCGGCggcggcctcgtggaggcgagCGTGCCGACGATGGCGGCCGTGATGCAGAAGAAGCGCACCGACGAGTATACCGGCGGCGTTAAGATTATCGACACGGGTATCCGTGGCCAATACTTTTTCAGTTCAACGTGGGGTACTTAA